A region of Arabidopsis thaliana chromosome 5, partial sequence DNA encodes the following proteins:
- a CDS encoding Disease resistance protein (TIR-NBS-LRR class) family has product MATLSSSSSVELPPQHTVFILYNGSRMGFIYHLIMALEKKNINVFVGFNGCICEPVERLSNRIESIIVLVIFTSRYTESKWCLMKLVDINKCAEKDHLVAIPIFYKLDPSTVRGLSGQFGDAFRDLRESTGLMEKWKEALKSISDRPGIRVDKSSPKAKRIEIVVKKVLSRIPSEGSHNASVDPLENSDTRLTSSGEENRTFGIKERLKEFKDKLDLNKMRSQLGMVIGCLLVLFFVLKQSAYTSTRLIGEGGAIGAISAIDRIADNVPKIREYVPEEGTEKPRDTYTEFHTGKYGTKPERSSSDVKTNADLLDRTFTDTRMDGKVKPPKFQVFINFRGDQLRNNFVGYLVDALRRSEINVFIDNQEQRGEDLNTLFKRIEDSGIAIVVFSSRYTESKWCLEELVKIKERVHQGLLKVLPIFYKVTPTNVKRPKGEFGDHFRDKEYMYESDEPMIKRWKEAIVFISHRFALTLDEKSSALEIDFVETIVKEVLKILQAICKVESSQSSFCAEKA; this is encoded by the exons ATGGCGACtttatcctcttcttcttcggtaGAACTGCCACCGCAACATACAGTTTTCATCCTTTATAACGGATCACGCATGGGATTCATCTACCATCTCATCATGGCcttggaaaaaaagaacattaaCGTCTTTGTGGGCTTCAATGGATGCATATGCGAACCAGTAGAAAGACTATCGAACAGAATAGAGTCGATAATCGTTCTGGTTATCTTCACCAGCAGGTACACAGAATCAAAATGGTGCTTGATGAAGCTGGTAGACATCAATAAATGTGCGGAGAAAGACCATCTGGTGGCTATTCCGATCTTCTACAAGTTGGATCCCTCCACCGTCAGAGGCCTGAGCGGACAGTTCGGTGATGCATTCAGGGATCTGAGAGAAAGTACTGGATTAATGGAAAAGTGGAAGGAAGCTTTGAAGTCGATTTCCGACAGACCGGGTATCAGGGTGGATAAGAGCAG CCCCAAGGCCAAGAGAATCGAAATAGTTGTGAAGAAGGTGTTGAGCAGAATTCCATCGGAGGGAAGCCATAACGCTTCTGTAGATCCATTAGAAAATAGTGACACTCGACTAACTTCCTCGGGCGAAGAAAATAGGACTTTTGGAATCAAAGAAAGACTGAAAGAATTTAAAGACAAGTTGGATCTCAATAAAATGAGAAGTCAGCTAGGAATGGTAATAGGTTGTCTTTTGgttctcttttttgttctgaAACAAAGTGCTTATACGAGCACACGTTTAAT AGGTGAGGGCGGTGCCATCGGTGCCATCAGTGCCATCGATAGAATTGCGGACAATGTACCAAAAATACGGGAGTACGTTCCTGAAGAGGGAACAGAGAAACCAAGAGACACATATACTGAATTTCATACTGGTAAATATGGAACAAAGCCCGAGAGATCTTCTTCTGACGTTAAAACAAATGCCGATCTCCTTGATAG AACTTTCACTGACACGCGAATGGACGGTAAAGTCAAGCCACCgaaatttcaagttttcatcAATTTCCGCGGAGATCAGTTGCGCAACAATTTCGTCGGCTATCTCGTTGATGCACTTCGAAGAAGTGAGATCAACGTTTTCATAGATAATCAGGAGCAAAGAGGTGAAGACCTCAACACTCTTTTCAAGAGGATCGAAGATTCTGGTATTGCCATAGTTGTGTTTTCGAGTAGGTACACAGAATCAAAATGGTGCTTGGAAGAGCTTGTGAAGATTAAAGAACGTGTGCACCAAGGCCTTCTCAAG GTGCTTCCCATCTTCTATAAGGTGACTCCAACCAATGTGAAAAGACCTAAGGGAGAGTTTGGTGACCATTTCAGAGATAAAGAGTACATGTACGAGTCTGATGAGCCTATGATAAAGCGATGGAAAGAGGCGATCGTGTTTATCTCCCATAGGTTTGCCCTGACTTTGGATGAAAAAAG CAGCGCATTGgagattgattttgttgaaaCTATCGTCAAGGAGGTCTTGAAAATTCTACAAGCCATATGCAAAGTGGAAAGTAGCCAATCCTCTTTTTGTGCGGAGAAAGCCTGA
- a CDS encoding Disease resistance protein (TIR-NBS-LRR class) family (Disease resistance protein (TIR-NBS-LRR class) family; FUNCTIONS IN: transmembrane receptor activity; INVOLVED IN: signal transduction, defense response, innate immune response; LOCATED IN: intrinsic to membrane; EXPRESSED IN: root; CONTAINS InterPro DOMAIN/s: Toll-Interleukin receptor (InterPro:IPR000157); BEST Arabidopsis thaliana protein match is: Disease resistance protein (TIR-NBS-LRR class) family (TAIR:AT5G45060.1); Has 3080 Blast hits to 1552 proteins in 48 species: Archae - 0; Bacteria - 0; Metazoa - 0; Fungi - 0; Plants - 3080; Viruses - 0; Other Eukaryotes - 0 (source: NCBI BLink).) gives MATLSSSSSVELPPQHTVFILYNGSRMGFIYHLIMALEKKNINVFVGFNGCICEPVERLSNRIESIIVLVIFTSRYTESKWCLMKLVDINKCAEKDHLVAIPIFYKLDPSTVRGLSGQFGDAFRDLRESTGLMEKWKEALKSISDRPGIRVDKSSPKAKRIEIVVKKVLSRIPSEGSHNASVDPLENSDTRLTSSGEENRTFGIKERLKEFKDKLDLNKMRSQLGMVIGCLLVLFFVLKQSAYTSTRLIGEGGAIGAISAIDRIADNVPKIREYVPEEGTEKPRDTYTEFHTGKYGTKPERSSSDVKTNADLLDRTFTDTRMDGKVKPPKFQVFINFRGDQLRNNFVGYLVDALRRSEINVFIDNQEQRGEDLNTLFKRIEDSGIAIVVFSSRYTESKWCLEELVKIKERVHQGLLKVLPIFYKVTPTNVKRPKGEFGDHFRDKEYMYESDEPMIKRWKEAIVFISHRFALTLDEKSSSEMLDTSLHMYVHARVWNLKELISTFLTKCSSALEIDFVETIVKEVLKILQAICKVESSQSSFCAEKA, from the exons ATGGCGACtttatcctcttcttcttcggtaGAACTGCCACCGCAACATACAGTTTTCATCCTTTATAACGGATCACGCATGGGATTCATCTACCATCTCATCATGGCcttggaaaaaaagaacattaaCGTCTTTGTGGGCTTCAATGGATGCATATGCGAACCAGTAGAAAGACTATCGAACAGAATAGAGTCGATAATCGTTCTGGTTATCTTCACCAGCAGGTACACAGAATCAAAATGGTGCTTGATGAAGCTGGTAGACATCAATAAATGTGCGGAGAAAGACCATCTGGTGGCTATTCCGATCTTCTACAAGTTGGATCCCTCCACCGTCAGAGGCCTGAGCGGACAGTTCGGTGATGCATTCAGGGATCTGAGAGAAAGTACTGGATTAATGGAAAAGTGGAAGGAAGCTTTGAAGTCGATTTCCGACAGACCGGGTATCAGGGTGGATAAGAGCAG CCCCAAGGCCAAGAGAATCGAAATAGTTGTGAAGAAGGTGTTGAGCAGAATTCCATCGGAGGGAAGCCATAACGCTTCTGTAGATCCATTAGAAAATAGTGACACTCGACTAACTTCCTCGGGCGAAGAAAATAGGACTTTTGGAATCAAAGAAAGACTGAAAGAATTTAAAGACAAGTTGGATCTCAATAAAATGAGAAGTCAGCTAGGAATGGTAATAGGTTGTCTTTTGgttctcttttttgttctgaAACAAAGTGCTTATACGAGCACACGTTTAAT AGGTGAGGGCGGTGCCATCGGTGCCATCAGTGCCATCGATAGAATTGCGGACAATGTACCAAAAATACGGGAGTACGTTCCTGAAGAGGGAACAGAGAAACCAAGAGACACATATACTGAATTTCATACTGGTAAATATGGAACAAAGCCCGAGAGATCTTCTTCTGACGTTAAAACAAATGCCGATCTCCTTGATAG AACTTTCACTGACACGCGAATGGACGGTAAAGTCAAGCCACCgaaatttcaagttttcatcAATTTCCGCGGAGATCAGTTGCGCAACAATTTCGTCGGCTATCTCGTTGATGCACTTCGAAGAAGTGAGATCAACGTTTTCATAGATAATCAGGAGCAAAGAGGTGAAGACCTCAACACTCTTTTCAAGAGGATCGAAGATTCTGGTATTGCCATAGTTGTGTTTTCGAGTAGGTACACAGAATCAAAATGGTGCTTGGAAGAGCTTGTGAAGATTAAAGAACGTGTGCACCAAGGCCTTCTCAAG GTGCTTCCCATCTTCTATAAGGTGACTCCAACCAATGTGAAAAGACCTAAGGGAGAGTTTGGTGACCATTTCAGAGATAAAGAGTACATGTACGAGTCTGATGAGCCTATGATAAAGCGATGGAAAGAGGCGATCGTGTTTATCTCCCATAGGTTTGCCCTGACTTTGGATGAAAAAAG TTCCTCGGAAATGTTAGACACATCGTTACATATGTATGTGCACGCTCGTGTGTGGAATTTGAAAGAACTCATCTCGACCTTTTTAACAAAGTGTAGCAGCGCATTGgagattgattttgttgaaaCTATCGTCAAGGAGGTCTTGAAAATTCTACAAGCCATATGCAAAGTGGAAAGTAGCCAATCCTCTTTTTGTGCGGAGAAAGCCTGA
- a CDS encoding Disease resistance protein (TIR-NBS-LRR class) family (Disease resistance protein (TIR-NBS-LRR class) family; FUNCTIONS IN: transmembrane receptor activity, ATP binding; INVOLVED IN: signal transduction, defense response, apoptosis, innate immune response; LOCATED IN: intrinsic to membrane; EXPRESSED IN: carpel; EXPRESSED DURING: 4 anthesis; CONTAINS InterPro DOMAIN/s: NB-ARC (InterPro:IPR002182), Toll-Interleukin receptor (InterPro:IPR000157), Disease resistance protein (InterPro:IPR000767); BEST Arabidopsis thaliana protein match is: Disease resistance protein (TIR-NBS-LRR class) family (TAIR:AT4G36150.1); Has 29193 Blast hits to 19389 proteins in 730 species: Archae - 16; Bacteria - 1546; Metazoa - 3956; Fungi - 333; Plants - 22276; Viruses - 6; Other Eukaryotes - 1060 (source: NCBI BLink).), with protein sequence MVTSSDVKVEPQVFINFRGDELRKTFISHLHKRLQRDGINAFIDSDEAVGEELKNLFKRIENSEIALAVLSSRYTESHWCLQELVKMMECSMKGEGCNKKLLVIPIFYKLKIDTVKELDGDFGRNLWDLWRKPGCGRDRDSRIVKWNEALKYFLSRNALVFSETGKEEEFVSTIATHVKNALSKITPQRGENPKPQKGAGNPKPQKILSRAANITEPEDQRLKQLAVKLNVECNDNETRIVEVVGMPGIGKTYLAKKLFAKLKKKINHCVFIEFKREMSAEQGSEWLQKRLVEGLLDIQDCTDTNALEVWKDSLIDKKVVIVFDDVSDKKQISEPLKGICDWIKKGSMIVITTRDKSLTEGLVTDLYEVPGLNERDGLELFRAQVCCNIEGNFMELSRKFVDFARGNPLALEEFGKELRGKDEAHWETRLGTLAQHSNPTIREKLRSSYDELNEQQKDAFLDIAYFFRSQDESYVRSLLDSYDPESAESGQEFRDLADKFLIGVCDGRVEMHDLLFTMAKEIVEATAEKSRLLLSSCAELKNKELSLDQQGRDKVRGIVLDMSEMEEKPLKRAVFVGMSSLRYLKVYSSLCPTHSKTECKLHLPDGLEFPKDNIVRCLHWVKFPGTELPPDFYPNNLIDLRLPYSNITTLWSCTKVAPNLKWVDLSHSSNLNSLMGLSEAPNLLRLNLEGCTSLKELPDEMKDMTNLVFLNLRGCTSLLSLPKITTNSLKTLILSGCSSFQTFEVISEHLESLYLNGTEINGLPPAIGNLHRLIFLNLKDCKNLATLPDCLGELKSLQELKLSRCSKLKIFPDVTAKMESLLVLLLDGTSIAELPCSIFHLSSLRRLCLSRNDNIRTLRFDMGHMFHLKWLELKYCKNLTSLPILPPNLQCLNAHGCTSLRTVASPQTLPTPTEQIHSTFIFTNCHELEQVSKNAIISYVQKKSKLMSADRYSPDFVYKSLIGTCFPGCEIPAWFNHQALGSVLILELPQAWNSSRIIGIALCVVVSFKEYRDQNSSLQVQCTCEFTNVSLSQESFMVGGWSEQGDETHTVESDHIFIGYTTLLNIKNRQQFPLATEISLRFQVTNGTSEVEKCKVIKCGFSLVYEPNEADSTSWKETPRMEDNRQDRRISFKTGEGDDCPIATPTTADSKKGNSLFSYFLGRDTSITKKGFKIPKQIDVGMRKYSQMKFQNEQVEVEHFPGNEQKANILKNALGRIKFKETRDVVGVQDV encoded by the exons ATGGTGACATCTTCCGACGTCAAAGTAGAACCACAAGTGTTTATCAATTTCCGAGGAGATGAGCTACGCAAGACCTTCATCTCCCATCTCCATAAAAGATTGCAACGCGATGGGATCAATGCTTTTATAGACTCTGATGAAGCTGTTGGCGAAGAACTCAAAAACCTTTTCAAAAGGATTGAGAATTCGGAGATCGCACTGGCGGTTTTATCGAGTAGGTACACGGAGTCACATTGGTGTTTGCAGGAGCTAGTTAAGATGATGGAATGTAGTATGAAAGGTGAAGGATgcaataaaaaattattggtCATTCCAATTTTTTACAAGCTGAAGATAGACACGGTGAAAGAGCTTGATGGAGATTTCGGTCGTAATCTGTGGGATCTCTGGAGGAAGCCGGGTTGCGGTCGTGATCGAGACAGCCGGATTGTTAAGTGGAACGAGGCTTTGAAGTACTTTCTCAGCAGAAATGCCTTGGTATTTTCAGAAACTGG aaaGGAAGAGGAATTCGTGTCTACGATCGCCACACATGTTAAAAATGCCCTAAGCAAAATTACGCCGCAAAGAGGAGAAAACCCGAAACCACAGAAAGGAGCAGGAAACCCTAAGCCCCAAAAAATTCTTAGCAGAGCAGCAAACATTACTGAACCAGAGGATCAACGCCTTAAGCAACTAGCAGTAAAGTTGAATGTGGAGTGCAATGACAACGAAACTCGTATTGTTGAAGTCGTAGGGATGCCCGGAATCGGCAAAACCTATCTCGCCAAGAAACTCTTCGCCAAGcttaagaagaagatcaaccaTTGTGTGTTCATCGAGTTCAAGCGTGAGATGTCAGCGGAGCAAGGATCAGAGTGGCTACAGAAGAGACTTGTGGAAGGTTTGCTGGATATTCAAGATTGCACCGATACAAATGCACTTGAGGTTTGGAAGGATAGCTTAATCGACAAGAAAGTCGTGATTGTTTTCGATGATGTGAGTGACAAAAAACAGATATCCGAACCACTTAAGGGTATCTGCGACTGGATTAAGAAGGGGAGCATGATCGTCATCACGACACGGGACAAGTCATTGACTGAGGGATTAGTCACTGATCTTTATGAAGTCCCTGGGTTGAATGAGAGAGACGGCTTAGAGCTCTTTAGGGCTCAAGTCTGTTGTAATATTGAAGGAAATTTCATGGAGCTATCTAGAAAGTTTGTGGATTTTGCACGAGGCAACCCCTTAGCTCTCGAGGAATTCGGTAAGGAGCTTCGCGGGAAAGACGAGGCTCACTGGGAAACAAGACTTGGGACACTGGCACAGCATTCCAATCCAACGATCAGAGAGAAGCTAAGAAGCTCTTATGATGAACTAAACGAGCAGCAGAAGGATGCGTTTCTTGATATAGCTTATTTCTTTAGGTCACAAGATGAGAGCTACGTTAGAAGTTTACTTGATTCTTATGACCCTGAATCCGCGGAATCTGGTCAAGAATTTAGAGACCTCGCAGACAAATTCTTGATTGGCGTGTGTGATGGTCGAGTTGAGATGCATGATCTATTATTTACAATGGCCAAGGAGATTGTTGAAGCTACTGCAGAGAAATCAAGATTGTTGCTGTCGAGTTGTGCAgagttgaaaaataaagag TTGTCTCTTGATCAACAGGGAAGAGACAAGGTTAGAGGAATTGTTTTAGACATGTCTGAAATGGAGGAAAAGCCCTTAAAGAGAGCAGTTTTTGTCGGTATGAGCAGTCTACGGTACCTGAAAGTCTACAGTTCTCTTTGTCCTACTCACTCTAAAACTGAGTGCAAGTTACACTTACCTGATGGACTTGAATTTCCAAAAGATAATATTGTCCGATGTCTTCACTGGGTGAAATTTCCAGGGACAGAACTTCCACCAGACTTTTACCCCAATAATCTCATCGATCTTAGGTTACCTTACAGCAATATTACCACTCTATGGAGCTGTACTAAG GTTGCACCTAATCTGAAGTGGGTTGATCTCAGCCACTCGAGTAACTTGAATTCCTTGATGGGTTTATCAGAAGCACCAAATCTTTTGAGATTAAATCTTGAAGGCTGCACAAGTTTAAAGGAGTTACCTGATGAGATGAAAGATATGACGAATCTTGTTTTCCTGAACTTAAGAGGATGCACAAGCCTCTTGTCTCTACCAAAGATCACTACGAATTCCTTGAAGACTCTCATTCTTAGCGGCTGCTCAAGCTTTCAGACATTTGAGGTGATTTCAGAACATCTAGAGTCTCTATACTTAAACGGCACAGAGATAAATGGACTTCCTCCAGCCATTGGTAATCTCCATAGActtatctttttaaatttgaaagattGCAAAAATCTAGCGACTCTTCCTGATTGTCTTGGGGAGCTTAAATCTCTTCAAGAACTCAAACTCTCTCGCTGCTCAAAGCTCAAAATTTTCCCCGATGTTACGGCGAAAATGGAAAGTTTGCTGGTTTTACTGCTCGATGGGACATCAATAGCAGAGTTGCCATGCAGCATTTTTCACTTATCTTCTCTGCGACGTCTATGCTTAAGCAGGAATGATAATATCCGCACCCTTCGATTTGACATGGGTCACATGTTCCATCTGAAGTGGCTTGAGTTAAAGTATTGTAAGAATCTCACATCTCTTCCCATACTTCCACCAAATCTTCAGTGCTTAAATGCACATGGCTGTACTTCACTAAGAACAGTCGCCAGCCCGCAAACCCTTCCTACACCAACAGAGCAGATTCATTCCACCTTTATTTTCACTAACTGTCACGAACTAGAACAAGTCTCAAAGAATGCTATCATTTCTTACGTTCAGAAAAAAAGCAAATTGATGTCAGCTGATCGATATAGTCCG gattttgtttacaaatcCTTGATTGGTACTTGCTTTCCGGGATGTGAGATACCTGCATGGTTTAATCACCAAGCACTGGGATCAGTCTTAATCCTGGAACTTCCTCAAGCTTGGAATTCAAGTAGGATAATCGGGATAGCTCTATGTGTTGTAGTCTCGTTTAAGGAGTATAGAGACCAAAACAGCAGTCTCCAAGTGCAGTGCACGTGTGAGTTTACGAATGTATCCTTGAGCCAGGAAAGCTTCATGGTTGGTGGCTGGTCTGAACAAGGCGATGAGACACATACGGTTGAGTCAGACCATATTTTCATTGGCTACACCACTTTGCTTAATATAAAGAACCGTCAACAGTTTCCATTAGCTACTGAAATTTCCCTTCGATTTCAAGTGACAAATGGTACAAGCGAGGTCGAAAAATGCAAGGTGATAAAGTGTGGCTTCTCTTTGGTGTATGAGCCTAATGAAGCTGATAGCACATCTTGGAAGGAAACTCCAAGGATGGAGGATAATAGACAAGACCGGAGAATCTCTTTTAAAACTGGAGAAGGTGATGACTGCCCCATTGCAACTCCAACAACAGCGGATTCTAAGAAGGGCAATAGTTTGTTCAGTTACTTTCTGGGGAGAGATACATCTATTACAAAAAAAGG TTTTAAGATTCCGAAGCAGATTGACGTGGGTATGAGGAAGTACAGCCAAATGAAGTTTCAGAACGAACAAGTTGAAGTAGAGCATTTTCCCGGAAATGAGCAAAAGgctaacattttgaaaaatgcACTTGGAAGAATCAAATTTAAGGAGACGAGAGATGTCGTTGGAGTTCAAGATGTGTGA